In Microbacterium galbinum, the genomic stretch CAGACCCTTCTCGTCGACCGTGCCCACGACCTCGCCCATCATGACGGGCGGCTCGGCGCTGAGCACGACGAGCTGCGAGACGTCGTACTCGGTCATCATGCCGATCGCCTCGAGCACCGTGTCGGTCGGGTGCGCGTGCACGAGATCCGGAATCGCCTCGCCCTGGCGCGCGGCGCGGGCGGCGATCACGTCGGCGACGGTCTCGCCCTCCTCCACCTCGCTGAACCCGTAGGAGCGCATCCAGCCGTCGTTGAAGATCTTGCCGAGGTAGCCGCGACCACCGTCGGGCAGGAGCACGACCATCACGGCATCCGCGGGCAGGTCCTTGGCGATGCGCAACGCGCCGACGACGGCCATGCCGCTCGACCCGCCGACGAGGATGCCCTCCTCTCGGGCGAGACGGCGCGTCATCGCGAACGACTCCGCATCGCCCACCGCGACGATCTCGTGCGGCACCGCCGGATCGTACGATCCGGGCCAGATGTCCTCGCCGACGCCCTCGACGAGGTACGGACGCCCGGTTCCACCGCTGTAGACGCTGCCCTCGGGGTCGATGCCGATGATGCGCACGCGGTCGTCCGACACCTCGCGCAGGTAGCGCCCCGTGCCGCTGATGGTTCCGCCCGTGCCGACACCGGCGACGAAGTGCGTGACCGTGCCGTCGGTGTCGCGCCAGATCTCGGGACCCGTGGTCTCGTAGTGACTGCGGGGACCGTTGGGGTTCTCGTACTGGTTGGGCTTGAACGCGCCGGGGATCTCACGCGCCAGCCGATCGCTCACGCTGTAGTACGACTCCGGGCTGTCGGCCGGCACCGACGTCGGCGTCACGACGACCTCGGCTCCGTAGGCCCGCAGCACGTCGATCTTGTCATCGCCGACCTTGTCGGGCACCACGAAGACGCACGCGTATCCGCGCTGCTGGGCGACCAGGGCGAGTCCGACACCGGTGTTGCCGCTCGTGGGTTCGACGATCGTCCCACCGGGCTTCAGCTGCCCAGCCGCCTCCGCCGCATCGATGATGCGCGAGGCGATGCGGTCCTTCGACGAGCCGCCGGGATTGAAGTACTCGAGCTTGACGAGCACCGTGCACGCGACGCCCTCGGTGACGTGACGGAGCTTCACGAGGGGCGTGTCGCCGACGAGGTCGACGATCGAATCTGCGTACTTCATAGGTTCAGCGTAGAACGACGGATGCCGTGGCGCAGAAGTGTTGCGCCACGGCATCCGTCGTTCAGGCGTCAGCCCTTGGTCGCGCCGGCCAGCAGGCCGCGCACGAAGAAGCGCTGGAGGGCGAAGAACACGATCAACGGGATGATGATCGAGATGAACGTTCCCGCCGACTGCAGGAACCATTTGTTGCCCCACGTGCCCGACAGCGAGTTGAGGGCCTGGGTGATCGGCAGCGCGCCCGGCGAGGCGAAGATCGTCGCGACGAGCAGGTCGTTCCACACCCACAGGAACTGGAAGATGCCGAACGACGCGATCGCGGGAGCGGCCAGCGGCAGGATGATCCGGAAGAACACCTGGCCGTGACCGGCGCCGTCGACACGGGCCGCCTCGATGATCTCGCCGGGGATCTCCGAGATGAAGTTGTGCAGCATGAACGTCGCGAGCGGCAGCGCGAAGATCGCGTGCGCGATCCAGACGCGGGCGAAGCTGTACTGCACCTCGTTCAGACCGAAGCCCGGGAAGATCGGCACGTCGTTGATCGACAGGCCGTCCGAGAACAGGCTCAGCAGCGGCACGAGGGCCATCTGCAGCGGCACGATCTGCAGCGCGAAGACGAACACGAACAGCATGTTGCGACCCTTGAAGTCGATCCATGCGAACGCGTACGCGGCGAGTGCCGCCATCACGATCGGGAACACCGTCGCGGGGATGGTGATCGCGAGCGAGTTCACGAACGCCGAGGCGAGCGTGGTCGAGGTGCCGCCCGAGTTCCAGGCCTGCACGTAGTTGTCGAGCGTGAACTCGGGGTTCGTGAAGACCGTCCACCAGCCCGAGTTCTGCGTGTCGGCACCGGGACGGAACGAGGTGACGAAGAGGCCGAAGGTCGGGATCGTCCAGAAGATGGCGATGATCGCGGCAGCGATCGTCGCGCCCTTCGACGTCAGCTTCTTGTGGGCGATCGCCTCGTTCTTGCGCGTGTCACGGGCGACCTGCCGCTTGGTGCGGTTGTCGGGCGTGACGACGAGTTGTGTGGCGCTCATCAGCGGATCTCCCTCTGCTTGGCCATCGATCGGGCGTTGTAGACGATCAGGGGCAGCACGAACAGGAACAGCACGACGGCCAGCGCCGAGGAGTGCCCGTAACTCTGGAACCTCTGCTGCTGGTTGACCATCTCGAATCCGAGCACGCTCGTCTCGTCACGACCACCGGTCATGACGGCGACGATGTCGTACACCTTCAGCGAGGCGATCGTGATCGTGGTGAGCACCACGATCAACGAGGAGCGGATGCCGGGCACGGTGACGTTGCGGAACCGCTGCCAGGCGTTGGTGCCGTCGAGTTCGGCGGCCTCCATCTGCTCGATCGGCACGGCCTTGATCGCGGCGGAGAGGATCACCATCGCGAAGCCCGTCTGCGTCCAGATGAACACGATGAGGAGCATCAGGGTGTTGAGCACCGGCTTGATGGCGAGCCACTGCACGGGGTCGCCGCCGAACGCGGTGACGATCGCGTTGAGGAGACCGATCTGGTCACCCTGACGCGCGTCGTACATGAACTTCCAGATGATGCCGGCGCCGACGAACGAGATCGCGACGGGCATGAACACGAGCACCTTGAGGATCTTCTCGCCACGCGCCCGGTCGATGAACACGGCGTAGGCGAGACCGATGACCACCGAGACGGTCGGGGCCAGGAGCGCCCAGAGGATCGTGTTGATCACCGAGGAGGTGCCGACGGGGTTCGTGAAGACCCAGACGTAGTTCTCGAAGCCGACGAAGTTCGCGCCGGTCTTGTCGAAGAACGACTTGAAGATGGTCGAGATCGCCGGGTAGATCAGGCCCAGGACGAGCATGATCGAGGCGGGTGCCATGAAGAGCACGAGCTGGAAGAGGTAGCCGGCTCCCTGGCGGGCGCGGAAGTCCGCGAAGAAGAGCAGAGCGCCGACCAGCAGGGCGATCGCCACGACGTAGAGCACGGCGTTCTGGTACGGACGCAGCAGCAGGAAGGCGAGCACCGGGATCACCAGGCAGGCGACCAGCCGCATGATGAAGTAGCCGCGGCCGGGGCGCGGGGCGAACTCGATGAGCACCAGGATGATGGCCACCACCACGCCGAAGACGGCGAGGATCACGGGGATCTGCACGAGCGGGTGCATGCCGCCGAGGGCGACGAAGAAGCTGTTGAGCGAGAACCCGATGGTCGTGCGGGCGGATTCTTCGGTGGAGGTGGTGAAGACGAGCAGGAGAGCGAGGGCGACGAGCACGACGAAGCCGATCGCGAGGACGGCGCGCGTGATCGCGCGCCCCTTCGGATCGGCGCCGTGCCTCGTCACCGGAAGTTCGTCGGCTTCGACGGACTTCTCGATGGTCGCTTGCGACATGGGAGTCCCCTTCTGAGTACTGCCGCGTACTCGAGCGAATGGATGGGAGGAGCGGGGCCGGGCTCTGGAGCCCGACCCCGCTCAGCTCACGCTGATCGTAGCGAGACGATCAGTTCTCGTAGCCGGCCTGGATGTCGGAGAGCACCGTGTCGGTGTCCTTGCCGTCGATCCAGTCGACCATTCCCTTCCAGAACGAACCCGAACCGACGGTCGACGGCATCAGGTCGGAGGCGTCGAAGCGGAACGTGGTGGTGTCGCTCTGCATCGTCTCCATGGCCTCCTGGAGGAACTCGCTCGAGGCGAGGCTCGGGTCGGCGTTCTTGTTGGCGGAGATGACGCCACCGAGCTTCACGCGTGCGTCGGCGAACTCCGGCGAGGCCATGAACTCGAGAACCTGCTGGGTCGCGTCGTCGTCGGAGAATCCGGCGACGAACTCGCCGCCACCCTCGACCTGGACCTCGCCGGCCGTCTCGCCCGGCATGATGAACGCGTAGACGTCACCGTCGGGTGCGACCTCGGGCGTGTTGCCGTCGGCGGTCTGCGCCTCGAGGAAGTTCGCCGAGAGGAACGACGCCTGGTGGGTCAGGGCGCAGTCGCCCTTCGCCAGGGTCGCCGCCACGTCGCCGAAGGCGGTGGAGTTGATGCTCTTCACGTCGCCGTAGCCCGCGTTGACGTAGTCCGGGTTGAGCAGGATCTCACCGACGGCGTCGAAGGCATCCTTGATCTCGGGGTCGGTGAACTTGACCTCACCGGCCACCCACTGGTCGTAGACCTCGGGGCCGGACTGACGGAGCACGAGGTCCTCGATCCAGTCGGTTCCCGGCCAGCCGGATGCCGCCTCGGACGAGAAGCCGGCGCACCAGGCGGGGCCATCGGTCGTGTCGACGATCGTCTGGGTGAGAGTCAGCATCTCGTCCCACGTCTGCGGGACCTCGACACCCCACTCGGCGAACTGCTTGGGCGAGTACCAGACGTAGCCCTTGAGGTTCGCGAGCATCGGAGCCGCGTAGAACGTGTCGTCGAACGTGCCGTACTTCTTCCAGTCCTCGGACCAGTTCTCGTCGACCGCCGCCTCGACGGCCTCGGGAGCCGCCTTCACCTTGCCGGTGTCGACGAGGGTCTTGAGCAGACCCGGCTGGGGGACGATCGCGATGTCGGGGGCGTCGCCACCGGTGACCTTGGTCACGATGTTGCCCTCGAAGCCCTTGTCGCCGGTGTACTCGACGGTGATGCCGGTGTCTTCGGTGAACTGCTCGAAGGACTTATTCAGGTCGTCAGCCTCGACGCCCGTGATACCTCCGGAGATGCGGACCGTGGTCTTCGCATCTCCACCGCCGTCGCCGCTGCCGCCCTCGGCGCAGCCGGCCAGAACCAGGGTCGCTGCTCCGACGAGCGCGATCGGTGCAAGAAGGCGGTATCGCTGTGACAAAGCCATTTACTTCTCCTCTTCAGGTGGATCATCGTCCGCCCAAGGGAGCAATCGCCGCAACCATTGGGGAACCGATTCCAGGTAAACCTACTGGCCTTTCCTCCCGCGGCACAACTGGGGAAGGTCACAAGATCGCATCCTTTCGCGGCATATCGGGATGCGGAATGGGAGCGCTCTCATCGTTTTCATGTGGAACCGGTTCCTTTTCGGCCCCGTCACGCACTACGCTGACATCGGCGCGTCCCCCCGCGCGCCGGCGTCGATGCCATGGGCGAGAACCCTCGATGCCGAGATTGGTCGAGGAGGACCGATGAGCAAGATCGCCGACGTCGCAGCCCGCGCCGGCGTCTCGAAGGCCACCGCGAGCAGAGCTCTCAGCGGACGCGGCTACGTCTCGGACGAGACGCGTCAGCGCGTGGAACAGGCCGCCGCAGAGCTGTCGTACGTCGCCCACTCCTCCGCCACCAGCCTCGCCACCGGCCGCACGCAGACGGTCGGGGTGGTCATGCCCCCGGTCGACCGCTGGTTCTTCGCCGAGCTCCTCGCCGGCATCCAGGAGGCACTGTTCGCGCTCGACTACGACCTGGCCCTCTACGGGGTCCCCGAGGGGTCCGAGACCCGCGAGCGTCTCTTCTCGAACGTGCTCCCCCGTCGCCGCTTCGACGGCATCATCGCCGTCGGCATCCAACCGAGTGCTCACGAACTCGAGCGGTTGCAGCAGACCGGGCGACCGCTCGTCAGCGTCGGGCCCTACAGCGAGGGATCGAGCGCCGTCTCGATCGATGACGCCGCCGCCGCGCGCATCGCCACCGAGCATCTGATCGAGCTGGGCCACACCGCGATCGCGTTCGTCGGCGGGACGACGGATGCCGCGGCGCTCAGCTACGGCGACGAGAAGCGCATCGACGGCTATCTCGCCGCGCTCGGCACCGCCGGGATCGCCGACAAGGCGCGCGTGGCGGGATCGGGCCCCACCCTCTCCGACGGGTACGCCGCGGCCGTCGGCATCCTCGGAGATCGGCGGCACCGCCCGACCGCGATCGTCGCGGTGTGCGACGAGGCCGCGATCGGTACGATCATCGCCGCCCGGCGCCTCGGCATCGCCGTGCCGACCGAGCTCAGCGTCGTCGGCATCGACGACCACGAGCACGCCGAGCTCTTCGCCCTGACGACGATCCGGCAGTCGCCGCGCGACCAGGGTCACGACGCCGTCCGCCTCCTCACGCAGCGGATGGACGATCCGGATTCAGCCGTCGAGCAGGTCGCCGCGGCATCCGCCCTCGTGGTGCGCGGGTCGACCGCCGCACCGCGCTGACGCCCGCCGTTAACGCACGAATGCCCCGGCCGGAGCCGGGGCATTCGTGAAGCGTTCAGACGCGATTACTTGAGGGTAACCGTGGCGCCTGCCTCTTCGAGAGCAGCCTTCGCCTTCTCGGCGGTCTCCTTGTTCGCGCCCTCGAGCACGGCCTTGGGAGCACCGTCGACGACGGCCTTGGCCTCGCCGAGGCCCAGCGAGGTGAGCTCGCGGACCGTCTTGATGACCTGGATCTTCTTGTCGCCAGCCGACTCGAGGATGACGTCGAAGGAGTCCTTCTCTTCCTCAGCCTCAGCAGCGCCTGCGCCACCCGCAGCGCCGGCAACGGCGACGGGTGCAGCAGCGGTGACCTCGAACTTCTCCTCGAACGCCTTAACGAACTCGTTGAGCTCGATGAGGGTGAGGCCGGCGAACTGCTCGAGCAGCTCCTCGGTGGAAAGCTTCGCCATGATGTATCTCCTAGATAGATGGGGTTTGTAGACGAGATCGCCGGACGCTTACGCGGCCTCTGCGGTCTCCAGCTTTTCGCGAAGCGCGTCGATGGTGGCGGCAGCCTTGCCCATCGTCGCCTTCATCATGCCCGCAGCCTTCGCCAGCAGAACCTCACGGCTCTCGAGCGAGGCGTACTTGTTGACCTCGTCGGCGGTGAGGGCTTCGCCCTCGAAGATGCCGGCCTTGATCACGAGAAGCGGGTTGGCCTTGGCGAAGTCACGCAGAGCCTTGGCGGTGGCGACGAAGTCACCGTGCACGAACGCGACGGCCGACGGACCCTTGAGGTCGTCGTCCAGCGCGGTGATGCCGGCCTTGTTGGCCGCAAGCTTGGTCAGCGTGTTCTTCACCACGGCGTACTCAGCGTCCTGACGGATGCTGTTGCGCAGCTCCTTGAGCTGGGCAACCGTCAGACCGCGGTACTCGGTCAGCAGGACGGCGGACGAGTTCTCGAATGACTTCGTGAGCTCGGCGACCGATGCATCCTTCTGCGCCATGGTCACTCCTTGGTGTGTACGAGGCGCCGCACGGTGGTGGGGCGCCGACCTGGACCGCCCGCAACAACAAGAAGAGCTCCGGCGCAAGCGCACGGAGCTCTGAGAAGATCGTGACACCTGCGCGGGCCCCTGCGATGCAGAGCTTCGATCGACATG encodes the following:
- a CDS encoding carbohydrate ABC transporter permease; the encoded protein is MSQATIEKSVEADELPVTRHGADPKGRAITRAVLAIGFVVLVALALLLVFTTSTEESARTTIGFSLNSFFVALGGMHPLVQIPVILAVFGVVVAIILVLIEFAPRPGRGYFIMRLVACLVIPVLAFLLLRPYQNAVLYVVAIALLVGALLFFADFRARQGAGYLFQLVLFMAPASIMLVLGLIYPAISTIFKSFFDKTGANFVGFENYVWVFTNPVGTSSVINTILWALLAPTVSVVIGLAYAVFIDRARGEKILKVLVFMPVAISFVGAGIIWKFMYDARQGDQIGLLNAIVTAFGGDPVQWLAIKPVLNTLMLLIVFIWTQTGFAMVILSAAIKAVPIEQMEAAELDGTNAWQRFRNVTVPGIRSSLIVVLTTITIASLKVYDIVAVMTGGRDETSVLGFEMVNQQQRFQSYGHSSALAVVLFLFVLPLIVYNARSMAKQREIR
- the rplL gene encoding 50S ribosomal protein L7/L12, encoding MAKLSTEELLEQFAGLTLIELNEFVKAFEEKFEVTAAAPVAVAGAAGGAGAAEAEEEKDSFDVILESAGDKKIQVIKTVRELTSLGLGEAKAVVDGAPKAVLEGANKETAEKAKAALEEAGATVTLK
- a CDS encoding cystathionine beta-synthase, with product MKYADSIVDLVGDTPLVKLRHVTEGVACTVLVKLEYFNPGGSSKDRIASRIIDAAEAAGQLKPGGTIVEPTSGNTGVGLALVAQQRGYACVFVVPDKVGDDKIDVLRAYGAEVVVTPTSVPADSPESYYSVSDRLAREIPGAFKPNQYENPNGPRSHYETTGPEIWRDTDGTVTHFVAGVGTGGTISGTGRYLREVSDDRVRIIGIDPEGSVYSGGTGRPYLVEGVGEDIWPGSYDPAVPHEIVAVGDAESFAMTRRLAREEGILVGGSSGMAVVGALRIAKDLPADAVMVVLLPDGGRGYLGKIFNDGWMRSYGFSEVEEGETVADVIAARAARQGEAIPDLVHAHPTDTVLEAIGMMTEYDVSQLVVLSAEPPVMMGEVVGTVDEKGLLDLLFRGDANPADAVGDHVGERLPLIGIHASVAQARAALADADALLVTEGGKPHTVLTRQDLLAYLSK
- a CDS encoding carbohydrate ABC transporter permease, with translation MSATQLVVTPDNRTKRQVARDTRKNEAIAHKKLTSKGATIAAAIIAIFWTIPTFGLFVTSFRPGADTQNSGWWTVFTNPEFTLDNYVQAWNSGGTSTTLASAFVNSLAITIPATVFPIVMAALAAYAFAWIDFKGRNMLFVFVFALQIVPLQMALVPLLSLFSDGLSINDVPIFPGFGLNEVQYSFARVWIAHAIFALPLATFMLHNFISEIPGEIIEAARVDGAGHGQVFFRIILPLAAPAIASFGIFQFLWVWNDLLVATIFASPGALPITQALNSLSGTWGNKWFLQSAGTFISIIIPLIVFFALQRFFVRGLLAGATKG
- a CDS encoding LacI family DNA-binding transcriptional regulator, translated to MSKIADVAARAGVSKATASRALSGRGYVSDETRQRVEQAAAELSYVAHSSATSLATGRTQTVGVVMPPVDRWFFAELLAGIQEALFALDYDLALYGVPEGSETRERLFSNVLPRRRFDGIIAVGIQPSAHELERLQQTGRPLVSVGPYSEGSSAVSIDDAAAARIATEHLIELGHTAIAFVGGTTDAAALSYGDEKRIDGYLAALGTAGIADKARVAGSGPTLSDGYAAAVGILGDRRHRPTAIVAVCDEAAIGTIIAARRLGIAVPTELSVVGIDDHEHAELFALTTIRQSPRDQGHDAVRLLTQRMDDPDSAVEQVAAASALVVRGSTAAPR
- the rplJ gene encoding 50S ribosomal protein L10, with the protein product MAQKDASVAELTKSFENSSAVLLTEYRGLTVAQLKELRNSIRQDAEYAVVKNTLTKLAANKAGITALDDDLKGPSAVAFVHGDFVATAKALRDFAKANPLLVIKAGIFEGEALTADEVNKYASLESREVLLAKAAGMMKATMGKAAATIDALREKLETAEAA
- a CDS encoding ABC transporter substrate-binding protein encodes the protein MALSQRYRLLAPIALVGAATLVLAGCAEGGSGDGGGDAKTTVRISGGITGVEADDLNKSFEQFTEDTGITVEYTGDKGFEGNIVTKVTGGDAPDIAIVPQPGLLKTLVDTGKVKAAPEAVEAAVDENWSEDWKKYGTFDDTFYAAPMLANLKGYVWYSPKQFAEWGVEVPQTWDEMLTLTQTIVDTTDGPAWCAGFSSEAASGWPGTDWIEDLVLRQSGPEVYDQWVAGEVKFTDPEIKDAFDAVGEILLNPDYVNAGYGDVKSINSTAFGDVAATLAKGDCALTHQASFLSANFLEAQTADGNTPEVAPDGDVYAFIMPGETAGEVQVEGGGEFVAGFSDDDATQQVLEFMASPEFADARVKLGGVISANKNADPSLASSEFLQEAMETMQSDTTTFRFDASDLMPSTVGSGSFWKGMVDWIDGKDTDTVLSDIQAGYEN